ACCTCCAGCGGCAATTACCGGTATTTTTCTGTCGTACATCTTTTCAAATTCAGCGACTTCTGCTACTACTTGTGGCAGAATTTCTTCAAGAGAAAAGTGTTCATCAGCAATCTGGTTCTCCTTGTAGCCAAGGTGTCCACCAGCTTTTGGACCTTCAACAACGATGGCGTCTGGCAGGTAATCGTATTCACTTTTCCACTTCTCACAGATAATCTTTGCTGCGCGGGCAGAAGATACGATAGGCACAAGTTTGGTTTTGCTGCCTTTCGGTAAGAAACTAGGTAAGTTCAGCGGAAGTCCTGCTCCACTGAAGATAATGTCTGCTTTCTCCGCAATGGATGTTTTTACCATGTCGGCAAAATTGGTCATAGCCACCATTACGTTTACTCCGATAATTCCTTTTGCTTTTTCACGTGCTTTTCTGAGTTCTTCTTTCAAGCCTAAGATACTTGCTTCTCCAAAGTTGTTGGATAGCTTATTGTATAGGAGTCCAAGACCTGCGCATGAGATAACTCCAATGCCTCCTTCGTTTGCTACTGCCGAGGCCAGTCCAGATAATGAGATACCTACGCCCATTCCACCCTGAATAATAGGTACTTGAGCTTTTAAGTCTCCGATAGTTAATGTTTTCATTCTTGTTTTTTTCTAAAATGCGTGGCAAAGTTAATACTTTATTGTATAGATTTAGTTTCAGATTCAACTAAATTTGCACAAGGTGTGTTTATTTGTTTTATATGATGAGATAATTTGTTAAGAAATAACCTTTTATTCTTGATTCTTGTATACAATATGTAATTTTAAAAATAGAGGTTAACAGATATATTGATTAAGTCTTATCAAAATGAATCTTTTTTTCTTGCTCATTTTGATAATCAGATGGTAACTATATATCAAAAGAGGCTATCTTTATAAGACAGCCTCTTTTAATGTTATCTAATTTTTTGATTATTCCCACTCAATCGTTGCAGGTGGCTTAGAGCTGATATCGTAAGTTACGCGGTTTACTCCTTTCACCTTGTTGATGATTTCATTGGAAATTTTTCCAAGGAATTCGTAAGGAAGATGAGCCCAGTCGGCTGTCATAGCATCGGTAGAAGTCACGGCGCGCAGCGCTACTGCGTTTTCGTATGTTCTTTCGTCGCCCATTACACCTACTGACTGAACTGGAAGAAGGATAACCCCTGCCTGCCATACCTGGTCATAGAGTCCCCATTCACGCAATCCGCTGATGAAGATATCATCTGCTTCCTGAAGAATGCGTACTTTCTCTGCAGTAATGTCGCCCAGAATACGAACGGCCAGTCCTGGTCCCGGGAATGGATGACGGTTAATCAAATGTTCCATCATGCCAAGCTTGCGACCTACGCGGCGTACTTCGTCTTTAAATAAAAGGCGGAGTGGTTCGCATAGTTTCAGGTTCATCTTTTCAGGAAGACCGCCCACGTTGTGATGGCTCTTGATTACTGTTCCAGTAATTGAAAGCGACTCGATGCAGTCGGGATAGATAGTACCTTGTGCCAGCCATTTAACATCTTTCAGCTTGCCGGCTTCTTCATCAAATACATCAATAAAGCCTTTACCAATGATTTTGCGTTTTTGCTCAGGATCTTTAACTCCAGCCAGTTCCTTGTAGAACTTTTCTTTTGCATTTACGCCAATCACGTTAAGGCCAAGATGTTCATAGTCGGACAGTACGTTTTCAAATTCGTTTTTACGAAGCATTCCGTGATCAACGAAGATACAAGTTAGGTTCTTACCGATAGCCTTGTTTAGTAAAACAGCAGCTACTGATGAATCTACACCTCCCGATAGTCCAAGAACCACTTTGTCATCTCCTAGTTGAGCCTTTAGTTCGGCAACTGTGCTTTCAATAAATGATG
The Bacteroides sedimenti genome window above contains:
- a CDS encoding NAD(P)H-dependent flavin oxidoreductase, which produces MKTLTIGDLKAQVPIIQGGMGVGISLSGLASAVANEGGIGVISCAGLGLLYNKLSNNFGEASILGLKEELRKAREKAKGIIGVNVMVAMTNFADMVKTSIAEKADIIFSGAGLPLNLPSFLPKGSKTKLVPIVSSARAAKIICEKWKSEYDYLPDAIVVEGPKAGGHLGYKENQIADEHFSLEEILPQVVAEVAEFEKMYDRKIPVIAAGGIYTGEDIYRMMQLGASGVQLGTRFVTTNECDASEAFKQQYIDAKKEDIEIIKSPVGMPGRAIGCSFIQQVKDGVKQPKTCAFHCIKTCDISKSPYCIMLALYNAFKGNFKNGYAFAGANAYRASKIMSVKNTIAELMKEWREKEQVSEK
- the guaA gene encoding glutamine-hydrolyzing GMP synthase, whose product is MQEKIIILDFGSQTTQLIGRRVRELDTYCEILPYNKFPKNDESVKGVILSGSPFSVYDEAAFKIDLSEIRGKYPILGICYGAQFMAYTNGGKVEPAATREYGRAHLSTFCKDNILLKGVQDNSQVWMSHGDTITTIPDNFKTIASTKEVAIAAYQVEGEQIWGVQFHPEVFHTEDGTQILRNFVVDICGCKQDWSPASFIESTVAELKAQLGDDKVVLGLSGGVDSSVAAVLLNKAIGKNLTCIFVDHGMLRKNEFENVLSDYEHLGLNVIGVNAKEKFYKELAGVKDPEQKRKIIGKGFIDVFDEEAGKLKDVKWLAQGTIYPDCIESLSITGTVIKSHHNVGGLPEKMNLKLCEPLRLLFKDEVRRVGRKLGMMEHLINRHPFPGPGLAVRILGDITAEKVRILQEADDIFISGLREWGLYDQVWQAGVILLPVQSVGVMGDERTYENAVALRAVTSTDAMTADWAHLPYEFLGKISNEIINKVKGVNRVTYDISSKPPATIEWE